The Helianthus annuus cultivar XRQ/B chromosome 15, HanXRQr2.0-SUNRISE, whole genome shotgun sequence genomic sequence GCCTCTAGACTGCAGAATGCAAAAACAAATTGTTACAACAAGGCataagtttgaaaaaaaaaatgagagagagagagagagattcaCTGAATATCTGGAGATGAACTTACCTTGCAAATAGCATCAATTTCGTCAAAAATAATCACATGCAAGTCACTTTGATCCCCTGGAATAATTTGAACAAAAGGGTATAACCGTACAAGAACTAAAATAAATTTGTTTCATAGTCTGGAATCTAATCAGTCTACTGTCCTACCCCGTGTTCTTTGATCTTGTTCGGCATCAGCAAACAAGTCCCTTACATTCTTCTCAGTTTCACCAACGAATTTACTCAGTACTTCAGGTCCATTTACAATCTAGTTTGAAGAATTAATTAGCATTGTCATCATTAGAAGCAGCCACAAGTAGCATCATGTAAGATCATATTGTGTGctctttacaaaaaaaaaaaaaaatgattgtaTACCTTTGGATCCTTCCCATTTAGCATCTTTCCAATCTGACGAGCCATAAGGGTCTTGCCAGTACCAGGTGGACCATATAACAGCATTCCCTTGACATGCTTTACTCCCAGTCTAATGCATAAACATTCCCATTTCCATAATAGAACGAAAAAGTTGGTAAATAATTTTCACACAAAAATGTCTTATATCATGACATAAAGATAGAACATTACTTGCTTGCCACATGGGGAGGGAAAACCCTAGACGCAAAAGCTCTTCTAAAAATATCTGCAAACTCATTGCTCAGACCACCAATACCAAGTGACTGAAGGTTAAACTCCTTATGCTTGAAAATGTTGCTGCTAGCAGCCTCACGTTGATTAACAATCTGCGCACAAAGAGAAAAGCTATTGAACTGAAAAACAAAAAGCACTATTTTGGaaatgagtgaattgcaagttttgtcctttatctttatatcattttgcaggcggtgtcctttatgtttaaaattgatgagttttgtagtTTATGTTCTAAAATCCTACATGTTTTATCCTTTAGGCCTAATCCAGcttgttttttcagttaaatctaATCATGTGAGTTGCACATGAGGGCAAATCAGTCATTTCATCAATCCTTCTTATTTTCCCCAATTTATACCCACCTCCACAACCTAACCCCTTTTCACTTTTCTCATTAGTTTCAGCATTAACCAGAATATAGACGGAGATGAAGTGGGTTTTTCAACAGTGATGAATTCTTATTTCCACCATCACCATCTAGTACACGAGGAGGATGAATAAAGGCAGCGACGGTGACAACTTGCGGTGGTGTGAATGTAGTGTTGTTTAGGAGGCGGTGGCGGTTGGTGTTTTGGCAACTGGCAGCGACGGAGGTGGCGGCTGTTGGTGTTTTGGCAACTGGCCGCGACAAAGACAACTGGCGGTGGTGTTGAGGAGGACGTCTGCTGGTGGTGAATTTGGTGGTTACAGCAGATCGGAGAGATAGCTAAGAGAAAGGGAAAGAAAATGGAAAGGGAGGGACTGTGTAAAGTTTTGAGCAAACAAATTTCATTTTTTGGGTTTCAAGATAGAGGTATCCATTGTTTTGTTTCTCGGTTATCTGTgtttcaagagagagagaaagagatgcaTTGTATCAagtaaaaagttttgtttttgggttgtttgtgtttgttcacaGTTTTGTTAATGATTTTGAATTCTTATACCAATCAGAATTTTTATAGTCTTGTGGGTTTATCGGTCTGGGGTGGTAGCCGGTAGGAGGTGTGACGGTGAGAACAGTGGTGGCGTTATTAATGTTGAGAGTGGTGGTTGGGGCGGTTAATGGTGGTGGTGGACAGAGGTAGAGAGAGGGGTAGTAATGTACATATACGTATATTATTTATATACAtaatatattatactatattaatttttatatttaattttgatttattgttaatttaaatatttatatatacaggtaaaaagactaaattacccGTATGTGACtagatttaactgaaaaaacaaactaggttaggcctaaaggaTAAAACGTGtaagattttaaaacataaagtacaatacttgtcaattttaaacataaaggacaccgcctgcaaaatggtataaagataaaggacaaaacttgcaattcactctttgGAAATTAATACCTTAATTCCACTAGAATTGGAGGCTTCAAAAACAATATACGAATCTTCAGAAAGCATGCCTCTTTCAATGTCTGATTTTCCCTGCCCTTCTACAGCAACCTGACTGACTGTGAAGATATAACCGTTGCCATGATACTCAAAAGTTACCCTTTGTCCTGATGTCAAAACCTGCATTGAAGTAAGCCTTCATGTAACTGTCCAACAAATACTTGTATAATAACATTGGCTTCTTGCTGTAACTACACTCTTCAAGAGCATACAAAGTCATACCTGGTTTATAAATCTTTTTCGAAGCTGTTGAGCTAAAAGGACAGCATCAACCTGCAAAATACACAAGTTTCAAATTTGAAGATGGGATACAATCTCAACACAAGAAGTTACTATTCAAAGTTTAAGAGATGCCTGCTCTTCTTTATTCCCTTTTTTCACAAATTCCAACTCAAGGGTAAGTAATGCAATGTTGAAATCTTCTGGTGGAATAAACCTAAAACGGTTTACAGAAGATATTTATAGTAGAACAAACAAAACCGAGTTAATACACTAGAGTAACTATAACCACAAACCTGCTAACAGATACCGAGTCTCCAGTCGAAACTCTTGCATGACGTCTTTGGATAGCATTAAGTCCAATTTGCCCACTTTGTATGGTATTGTAGGCAGTTTATTTCAGTTAAGGCAAACAATAAAGTGACACTTCATACATATCAGCTTGCTAGTAGCAGTAATTCAATGCTCTAACAAAccatttaaacacataaacaaggCTACAATACAATTTGATATGCTaatcttaaaaaacacaaataacAAATTTTATCTTAAGCATGTTAAACGAAAACAGATCTGTCATAACCTAATTTGCTTCTTAGTTCAACAGATACGAATTGAAACAAATGCTATAGAAAAACGAGATCAGATCTAGGCACAGCAAATTGACGAAGATCCGAAGGGAAACAATAAAGTGACACTTTATACATTAACATGATAAGAACAGTTTCAATGCTCTACCGAatcattttaaataaaaaaacaacaacaatacAGTACAGTTTTATATACAAATCTTCAAAATATATCAAGAACACCAATAACAAACTTTATCTAAGGCATTTTAAACCAAAACAGATCAGACATAACCTAAAATGCATCTTAGTTCAACAGATTTCAGAAAATGTCAAACATCATTCATCGAAAACATCAGTAAATCATAAATCATCCTATAACACAACCAAAAGCTATGataattaaacaaacaaacaatgaacgAACACGTCACCAACGAAAGCGAACACCAGATTAGAATTTAGATCTAACAGCAGTAGTTATTTAATGCTCTAACTAACAAATCGTTTAAACACATAAAACAACAAGCCCACACTACAATCTAATACACTAATCTTCAAAATACATCAACAACCCGAATAACAAAATTTATCCAATTCATTTTAAACGAAAACAGATCTGGCATAACCCAATGCTTCTTAGTTCGAAGAATATCCAAATTAAAACACGATAATCATGAAAAACACAAGTAAATTACAGATATAAAACCAGAAACCCTAACAATTTAACAAACACATAATACATTCGCTCGTGTAAGCGATAAAAAGGATATGCTATAGAGAGAACAAACACGTCACCAACGAGAGCGAAGGCGAGATTAGATCCAGGAACAGCAAACTGACGAAGATCGGTAGGTGAACAATACGCGCAGTTGGTGTATGCGAGATCTTTAGCCGGTGTGTTTGTAACAGTCATCGTCAACGATGATCCTGACCTCCCCGCCATTTGTGGTGATTTTTTCAGGTAATCAGAGTGGAATGTTGTGGATATTTAGGAGAGAAAATGGGAAGGGAAATGGGAAAGAATGGTTTAAATCGGTTTCGTCTGATCGATTGTTGACGGGGCTAAGAAAGATGACCAGACTTTGAATCTTCCAACCGGCGTCGTTTTACAGCTCGGTATTTTGTTTCTCGAAGAGTATATGTTGCAAAGGTTGCCCCTCAAATTATGTCAATCTCCTattttttttaacctttttttatcTCGCCTTACTTACAATCAAATCGATGAGTTTTACATTTAAGAGTAAACTAGTCTAAAACGGGTAGCTAATAAGAAAAATAACTACTTTAACATTGTTGATGtaaatattttaattatataaacGTTGAAATATTAACGGAAATGATATAGGGTACACCAAATAATCGAAATACATGAATACTAACGTTTTATTACTAACGTAAATATCAAATTAAAATGAAGCGTTTGATTGAAGTTGAAGTTGATCCGTTCCTAACTAAgtgggtgtttgggttagcttattttggagcaacttatagcttattgacttataaaagttaataagttgtttttagagtgtttggattaacttatataagttactagtctaagtacccgtgtaatacacgggtggcttaacaccaactaaacacataCAAATTCTGAACGTTTAATCGTTAAACTGTTATTTCGAAACCATAATATTTTAAGATTGTTGACAAAGTGCCAATACTACATCTCCCTAATGTTCGTTAGATATTAAGTTTTTCTTAACGAAATCTTCATGATGTTTTCATGCCTTTTGGCGAATAAGAGTTGAACCGGCAGTGTTGACATCTAAATTTACATTAACACATGAAAGTAGAGTCATAGATAACACACGCCAATACATGTTATCTTCTTAATCTTGTAAACAAAGATATTCGAAAATTGGGAATGACTGATGTGATTAGCTATAGTTTGGATAGATGCAATGATAAATTGGAGGAAAAAATATGAAAGAGGGGAATTGTAGGCACCATTTTATTTGAAAGGATTTCAAAGAAATAGATGAAAAAGGAAACGGGAACTAAGGTAGGAAAAAAACGGTTTTATATTTGGCAATAAGATGGGTAATAAAAGGACAAATGGCAAAACACAGGTTGCTAAACAAAAAACAATTTATACTTTAATGCGTAAATACTTTATTATAGGTTCGTTCGAATAGAAACAAAAATGATAGAAAGTACGTGAAGTAAGAGAAATAGATGATAAACATAAAAAATTCACAAGCCATTGAATATCTCTTTATATACAACATTCATTGTTTTATTTGTAGGTCTGCCTTCATTGTCAAGTATTAGTAACTTGATTCCATCTCGTCTTGTAACCCTGGATAAAGCTACGTACAATTGACCATGTGTGAAAACTGGTTGTCTTAAGTACAAACCAACCTTAGATAGCGACTAGCCCTGGCTTTTGTTAATCGTCATCGCAAAACATACCGTTATTGGAAATTGCCTCCTTTGAAATGCAAAAGGAATCTTTCTGTCCGAAGGTACCAAATTCATTCTAGGTATGAATGTCCGAGAACCAATATTTCCACCTGAAATTATCTCAGCTTCAATTACACGGCTGTAAAGTTTTGTAACCTTTAACCTTGTACCGTTACACAAACCATTTCGTTGGTCAATATTTCGTAACAACATTACTGGAACACCAACTTTAAGCACTAACCTATGATTTGGTAAGCCAGATACTTTAAGACCATTCAGCACGTCGGGTGAGTATATTTTTTGCTGATCAGCATTGCCATCTTCAGTAGGGCATAGACTGTCAGAACTAAGATACTCTTTTTCTTCACCTGGGAAAAGTGCCAACAATCTGTCGTTAATCTCGTGAACCACCTCATTCTTAGGCGCAAGTATAGCTCTAGTACTAAAGTAATTACGATCATTGCAGTTCTCCAAGATTGACGGATAGACAAAATCAATAAGGCTAGAAATTGGATCAGATGTGTTGTCAATTAAAATCTCAGGTGGTATTTCAATTATTGCTTCTCCATCATTCGAACCATCAACATTTCCCTCACCAACGTCCAACAACCATTTTGCAAAATTATTGATCTCTTCAACTTCAAATGACGATCTTCCAACGGTTAACCTCATGTTTCTAGTTAACGTCAACAACTGACACTTCCTCCACAAATAAGATGAACATAATGAGGCATTCACAATTTCTTGTCGTCCACCGTTTGGAACAACAGGTAATATTTGCCTAAAATCACCACCAAAAATAATAACCTTTCCTCCAAATAGAACATCAGATTTGGATGAATTAGAGATATTAAAAATGTCATGCATAGTTCTATCCAAAGCCTCAAATGCATGTTTATGAACCATAGGAGCTTCATCCCATATAATGAGTTTGGTCTGTTGTAGTAATTTAGCTACATCATCGTCAGGTTTAATGTGGCAAACGGAATCCTCATTGAGATTCAAAGGTATATGAAACCTAGAATGCGTCGTTCTTCCTCCATCCAACAGCAATGATGCAATTCCGCTAGATGCAACGTTTAATACGATCTCACCTTTTGACCTAATTGCAGCAGACAATGTTTTCCATAAAAATGTTTTACCAGTCCCGCCATAACCGTAAACAAAAAATACTCCTCCATTGTCTCCATCAACTGCGTTCATAATTTCTTCATATACTGAACGTTGTTCATCCGTTAACAAATTCACCTGACCTTGATAAACATTTTGTAAATCTGTTCTGTCGTATGCAAGCTCTTCGTTAATCAATCGGCAGCGAAAGTTATCTAAAGATGAAGTATCTGGGTAAGGCATTGATACAAATCTTCGAAGCGATGAATTATTTCGAGTTAAAAACTTCTCAATTTCGCATAAAACATAGTTCTTTAGTTGCTCATCAGGAATTGATAAACCTGAGAAAATTCAGAATAACATATAAATTTAATGATAAATTTTTAGTAACTGTAACAAAAATAtaatatgaaatttataattttaccTGAAACACGATGATACTTTGAGAATCTGTAAAGAAAATCATCTGTCATATACTTCCATGTGCTTTCCCAGACTACTTCAGGTCTAGATAAAGTGCTTAACAGTAACATGGTGGCGAATAAATTGCGAATATAACCTGCGCTACCTGATATATTTGCTTCTTTGATGGCCTCAATGTACTCCGAGTCGTCATCCAACAAACCAAGCGCATAGCAAGCATCTCTAAAAGTATCGTACACTCGACCATTAACTGTTTTAATATCATCAAACGATGTTGGTcctttaactttgttaagaagaatTCTTAAATAGTACGCTTCATCGGTAGACGGAGAAACGGAATGAATTCTGCCAATTGTTTTTCCTTTTATtctcggaacccatatacgttgGTCAAGCTTCCACACATAAAAACGTGGAAACTGTACATATGTTAATGTACGTGCAACGGTGTCGTCAGGATCTTGATTACGTTGCATCCAAGACAAAACCATTGATGAGTTCACAGATGGCTTGTTTAGCACGTGATTAATATCTTCATCAGGACCGAAATAAACTGTTTGTTGTCCAGGAAGATGGAAAGGCAACCTCATAACAGAAGGACTCCTATAATTAACTTCATTCGAAAAAATCCTCCAAGAGGCTTCACAAGCCGATATATACCTACAATCATAATACTCTTTAATTTCATCATTTTCTGCTTGCTCGTTTTCATTATTGCTCGAAACCACAGCAACTGTTGCTCTATCAGGCCCTTTATTAATATATTTGAATAAATACTTTATTGACGCCGCTTGGTTGCACCATTCAACGTTTATATGCGTCTGATATCTTTTCAAAAGTTTTTTGTTGTAAGATACAACACTTCTATTGTCTAACTCAATTCTATTTTTTTAAAACGAATGGACCGTCATCTCTTCTTCTGTATAAGGGAAATCCGTTACAATCCAAGGTTGAGTGATCTTGAAAtttcttgggaaaaccttttgaaCATTTTCTATCAACCATACATGGAGAGCTCATTCTAGCGTTACCACATGGACCGTGAATCATATGGTCTTTCACAAGCGTATATAGTTCCGGGTCTTCGTTTATATCAGGGATTCCTGCAGAAATAAACTGATCAACATGGTCTACAGTTGGAAGTTTGTAATCATTCTCCATGAATAAGCACATATGCGCATgaggtgtcacaccctgacttttgcggaagcgtggtttatttggtgtgacttcttaataccatagcaacaatcataacaatgctatatgataaaaacatgagatattcatccattaataaagtttagaaaaatcccattttcaacaatcacaaaataaTTTACAAACCTTAACTTGATTTATTTGAGTTCATAAAGacttagcaaaagactttaaacaaaACCAGGTTTAGGTATAtataacccgtccaggaagaggttacaccttctaaaccctggatgacttctttattcaaacgcagcttgaaaatacgtgcataccatgccagatccattagtttcctgaaatacatgtagtttgaaaagtcaacataacgttgagcgagttcatgtgtaagtgagtaggtATAAACTTTTGtgaaaatgtctgtatgtatgaaaatccctgctatgtagcaattaaggaaaaagagaccaccattgggttgcaaagccaatgataagtgtgaaatgatgcaggaagactcaaacctagtggatttgtgcgtcgggcacttagtcatctcatggtccactcatcggactcaggagtggggctcgctacacccaaatagatctatcactaatgtccctcggtcctacaacgaggattaatggccttaagtgtcatgcccaccactcacatgttcgcgtaataaaaaccctccttaagctaaccataccatgtaaataaatgtctttaaatgtctgtaacatgtatttcacccccgaggtgtaaaactgaaaatagttaaaagaaaagggggatatgaactcacagtattgcgtcttcggtactcgtaacccaaatctcctcagcaaacacgactacctacaatggtctaacgtctattagacgaacgggtcgtgccttgtcttagtgtTGATTAGTGCCTTTGAGTTATGTTTTAAAGGGTCTTCAATATTTTAGTAATAATACTTCTTATACTTgtgtattcgtatttccttcccaaggatgtgATATTTTACATGTGTCTGTTCGTATTGGgattatatttttaagtcccattTTAGAGAATACATATTTAACCATATTCAtgtatgaaaccaacctccgatactttgtattttgtgataaatattatgacgagttttatctttgaaaacaaaatctaaaGTATACTAGTAAACACCCGTCTCAAAAATATTTAtcaagtgttaggattttcggaaaatttcgtcatagtctcctttgtaaataggggtgtccatgcttcatagcatatcattttcttttacgtatatcccgtagttcattttcaataatcaaaccgacatatagacatacaaagcattacttactttattttagcttcatcacccaaaactggactgttttcgaggatttttataaaatagttaaacttttccaaaaattcccaaatttttacagaatgactcatacgatccaaattttattgtgtaaaaatatcagggtccagttcgttaccaatattttacagaaatttatttacccgactgcaatcagatttgttactttctgattgcagtttacggaataattcactaaaaattaaccgtaagtccggttgacgaaattccagttggaggatcatcgtgacaacggtgaccatctactgtaaaaattccatgagttgattctactcagatttcaagttatgactccgaatacaacacactttttctgcagtaagaACACAACttaagctgctgtccaaaaacagtcctttaaaaatagtaaacgacttTGAAAAATTACGATTCCCGTGCCATTTGTTCGATTATtccaaaatgcatattttaggcttcagaaaatcagtttttcgatttaaaatggtccagttacagcctgttgaagttggctgaaaatacAATTCAGCATGCTTTTTAGAGTgtaaatgttactaaaacgcgTCAACAATTGCTCTAACAACGGGTTTATCGAgaaatcaatgatcaaacaacatGCA encodes the following:
- the LOC118487551 gene encoding uncharacterized protein LOC118487551, translated to MDSIFQLSGCTPEQQVPYVSELFADETRLWWNLQIRIMGATAAYVLTWGELKGMMHKKYCSQMETQRWEGEFRSLMREGPKVLEYVQRLHDLSRVVPYLVKPEMKELGQFIWELAPQVLSLMTTSTPPTTIAASKMGLALATEALRLEKLTNPTKKKETQVESSGKNKRKLTEDSRTDNDEQRTVRGPDRATVAVVSSNNENEQAENDEIKEYYDCRYISACEASWRIFSNEVNYRSPSVMRLPFHLPGQQTVYFGPDEDINHVLNKPSVNSSMVLSWMQRNQDPDDTVARTLTYVQFPRFYVWKLDQRIWVPRIKGKTIGRIHSVSPSTDEAYYLRILLNKVKGPTSFDDIKTVNGRVYDTFRDACYALGLLDDDSEYIEAIKEANISGSAGYIRNLFATMLLLSTLSRPEVVWESTWKYMTDDFLYRFSKYHRVSGLSIPDEQLKNYVLCEIEKFLTRNNSSLRRFVSMPYPDTSSLDNFRCRLINEELAYDRTDLQNVYQGQVNLLTDEQRSVYEEIMNAVDGDNGGVFFVYGYGGTGKTFLWKTLSAAIRSKGEIVLNVASSGIASLLLDGGRTTHSRFHIPLNLNEDSVCHIKPDDDVAKLLQQTKLIIWDEAPMVHKHAFEALDRTMHDIFNISNSSKSDVLFGGKVIIFGGDFRQILPVVPNGGRQEIVNASLCSSYLWRKCQLLTLTRNMRLTVGRSSFEVEEINNFAKWLLDVGEGNVDGSNDGEAIIEIPPEILIDNTSDPISSLIDFVYPSILENCNDRNYFSTRAILAPKNEVVHEINDRLLALFPGEEKEYLSSDSLCPTEDGNADQQKIYSPDVLNGLKVSGLPNHRLVLKVGVPVMLLRNIDQRNGLCNGTRLKVTKLYSRVIEAEIISGGNIGSRTFIPRMNLVPSDRKIPFAFQRRQFPITMSTLPVQLLFAKRHENIMKISLRKT